From a single Streptomyces sp. NBC_01264 genomic region:
- a CDS encoding YncE family protein codes for MTTTRLPRKATALLAGLVLAALTGCGAADKGPAEALGTKGPAAPVKAVPAAPPGLAGMPPLLDPNDVYAADRPNKLSPVVKDFPSRVYVPNTNSNTVSVIDPVTYKVIDTIPVGIQPQHVVPSWDMKTLWVNNNRGHTLTPINPATGEAGNPVEVHDPYNLYFTPNGKYAVVMASMDKELVFRDPHTMDRVKTVPVTCFGVNHADFSADGRYFIVSCEFSGELLKVDTEKMEVVGQQKLPFEGAMPQDVKVSPDGKTFYVADMMAHGMWVLSGDKFETPKLLPTGKGCHGLYVSRDSKEMYVSNRGEGSVSVFDFTQNKLTKKWELPDGGSPDMGGVSADGKVLWLSGRYNSEVYAIDTTTGKQLAKIPVGGGPHGLAVYPQPGRYSLGHTGIFR; via the coding sequence ATGACGACCACTCGCCTTCCCCGGAAGGCCACCGCATTGCTGGCCGGACTGGTCCTCGCCGCCCTGACCGGCTGCGGAGCGGCCGACAAGGGACCTGCCGAGGCCCTCGGCACGAAGGGGCCGGCCGCGCCCGTCAAGGCCGTACCGGCCGCACCGCCGGGGCTCGCCGGCATGCCGCCGCTCCTCGATCCGAACGACGTCTACGCGGCCGACCGGCCGAACAAGCTCTCCCCGGTGGTCAAGGACTTCCCGTCCCGCGTCTACGTGCCGAACACCAACTCCAACACGGTGTCCGTCATCGACCCGGTGACGTACAAGGTCATCGACACCATCCCCGTCGGGATCCAGCCCCAGCACGTGGTCCCCTCCTGGGACATGAAGACCCTCTGGGTCAACAACAACCGGGGCCACACGCTCACCCCGATCAACCCGGCCACCGGCGAGGCCGGCAATCCGGTGGAGGTGCACGACCCGTACAACCTGTACTTCACGCCCAACGGCAAGTACGCGGTGGTCATGGCCTCCATGGACAAGGAGCTGGTCTTCCGCGATCCGCACACGATGGACCGCGTGAAGACCGTCCCCGTGACCTGCTTCGGCGTCAATCACGCGGACTTCTCCGCGGACGGCCGCTACTTCATCGTGAGCTGCGAGTTCTCCGGTGAACTGCTCAAGGTCGACACCGAGAAGATGGAGGTCGTCGGCCAGCAGAAACTCCCCTTCGAGGGCGCGATGCCGCAGGACGTGAAGGTCTCGCCGGACGGAAAGACCTTCTACGTCGCGGACATGATGGCGCACGGCATGTGGGTGCTCAGCGGCGACAAGTTCGAGACCCCCAAGCTACTGCCCACCGGAAAGGGCTGCCACGGACTGTACGTCAGCCGCGACTCCAAGGAGATGTACGTCTCCAACCGCGGCGAGGGATCCGTCTCCGTCTTCGACTTCACGCAGAACAAGCTGACCAAGAAGTGGGAGCTGCCCGACGGCGGCAGCCCCGACATGGGCGGCGTCTCCGCCGACGGCAAGGTGCTGTGGCTCTCGGGCCGCTACAACTCCGAGGTCTACGCCATCGACACCACCACCGGCAAGCAGCTCGCCAAGATCCCGGTGGGCGGCGGACCTCACGGCCTGGCCGTCTACCCCCAGCCCGGCCGCTACTCCCTCGGCCACACCGGCATCTTCCGGTAG